In a genomic window of Myotis daubentonii chromosome X, mMyoDau2.1, whole genome shotgun sequence:
- the AKAP4 gene encoding A-kinase anchor protein 4 — protein sequence MSDPIDWLHSSRGVCKVDLYSPTERKEQERKVICFVDVATLNVEDKGSKDAGGSSSGGDLTLEHLEDKEIIVIKDIEKKDHQSKTEGSICLFKQAPSDPISVLNWLLNDLQKYALGFQHALSPSASNCKHKVGGTENEHHRYPHENCYSIFADQVKVDYTTNRPQSLRREMTAAKNTNNNQSPSTPPAKSPSTQREEMSPEGECSMDDLSFYVNRLSNLVVQMAHKEIKDKLENGNKCFHHSVYPPSVDKGKNSPRSAVSKIASEMVHDAVEMTSAEMRGTGGEECREGGLKTFLYSELSKNKVGDKQLCQKDSKEFADSISKGLMVYANQVASDMMLSVMKTLKVHTSGKPIPACVVLKKVLLKHTKDIVSDLIDSCLKNLHNITGVLMTDSDFVSAVKRNLFNHGRQNATDIMEAMLKRLVSALLGEKKDSKSQSLLYASLKAGSHDLKSKNQNKNQSLEFSTMKAEMKGKDKSKIKSDQCKSLSSAERVGEHILKESLNMWNQKQGNQGKMISKACTSREEKREKISSSTDSLAKDLIVSALKLIQYHLTQQAKGKDSVEDDCPSTTSYMTQSAQYEKSSSGQSAKALSMKHLESRGAPGPSNCLKEAQQADCQKLDMSNIVLSLIQKLLSENNFNCDDLSESENKSAELRVNKATSMSKRGEEQCQENPELDFTGVKQMNRQFIDQLVESVMKLCLIMAKYSNNGEALAELEEQASMANNSHYQAGGPRCSHDGAMPQNYEEFSGPEVIVNNQCSTSSLQKQLQAVLQWIAASQFNVPMLYFMGDDDGQLDKLPEVSAKAAEKGYSVGDLLQEVMKFAKERQLDEAVGNMARKQLLDWLLTNL from the exons acGGAGGGATCTATATGCCTTTTCAAACAAGCTCCCTCTGATCCTATAAGTGTTCTAAATTGGCTCCTCAATGATCTCCAGAAGTATGCCTTGGGTTTCCAACATGCACTAAGCCCCTCAGCTTCTAACTGTAAACATAAAGTAGGAGGCACAGAGAATGAACATCACAGATACCCCCATGAAAACTGCTACAGCATTTTTGCCGATCAAGTGAAAGTCGATTATACGACCAACAGACCTCAAAGCCTACGTCGAGAAATGACTGCAGCCAAAAATACCAACAATAACCAGAGTCCTTCCACCCCACCAGCAAAATCTCCTAGCACTCAGAGGGAAGAAATGTCTCCTGAGGGAGAATGTTCAATGGATGACCTTTCCTTCTATGTCAACCGACTATCTAATCTGGTAGTCCAAATGGCCCATAAAGAAATCAAAGATAAGttggaaaatggaaacaaatgctTTCATCATTCAGTCTATCCACCCTCTGTGGACAAAGGGAAAAACAGCCCCCGCAGTGCTGTGAGCAAGATCGCTTCTGAAATGGTCCATGATGCTGTGGAAATGACCTCTGCAGAAATGCGGGGCACCGGAGGAGAAGAGTGCAGGGAAGGTGGTCTGAAAACGTTTCTATATAGTGAATTATCCAAGAACAAGGTGGGAGACAAACAGTTATGCCAAAAAGACAGTAAAGAATTTGCAGATTCCATCAGTAAAGGGCTCATGGTTTATGCAAATCAAGTGGCATCTGACATGATGCTTTCTGTTATGAAGACCTTGAAAGTGCATACCTCTGGGAAGCCAATTCCTGCCTGTGTTGTCCTGAAGAAGGTATTGTTAAAACACACCAAAGACATTGTGTCCGATTTGATTGACTCCTGCTTGAAGAACCTGCATAATATCACTGGAGTCCTGATGACTGATTCTGACTTTGTCTCAGCTGTCAAGAGGAATCTGTTCAACCATGGAAGACAAAATGCTACAGATATCATGGAGGCCATGCTGAAGCGCCTGGTTAGTGCTCTGCTTGGAGAGAAGAAGGACAGTAAATCGCAGAGTCTATTGTATGCATCTTTGAAAGCTGGGTCCCATGATCTCAAAAGCAAGAACCAAAATAAGAACCAAAGTCTTGAGTTCTCCACCATGAAAGCTGAGATGAAGGGGAaggacaaaagcaaaataaaatcagatCAATGCAAGTCATTGAGCAGTGCTGAAAGAGTCGGTGAACACATCCTCAAGGAGAGCCTGAACATGTGGAACCAAAAACAAGGAAACCAAGGCAAGATGATTAGCAAAGCATGCAccagtagggaagaaaaaagagaaaagatcagCTCTTCCACAGATTCACTGGCAAAGGACTTGATTGTTTCTGCCCTTAAGCTGATTCAGTACCACCTAACCCAGCAGGCCAAGGGCAAAGATTCAGTTGAAGATGACTGTCCTTCAACAACGAGCTATATGACTCAGAGTGCCCAATACGAAAAAAGTTCAAGTGGCCAAAGTGCCAAGGCTCTTTCAATGAAACATCTAGAGTCACGTGGAGCTCCTGGGCCATCTAACTGTCTAAAGGAGGCTCAACAGGCAGACTGCCAGAAGTTAGATATGTCAAACATTGTTCTATCACTGATTCAGAAACTGCTCAGTGAGAACAACTTCAACTGTGATGACCTATCTGAAAGTGAGAACAAATCTGCTGAGCTCAGGGTAAACAAAGCAACTTCCATGTCCAAGAGAGGGGAAGAACAATGCCAGGAAAATCCAGAACTTGACTTCACTGGCGTGAAGCAAATGAACCGGCAATTCATTGATCAACTGGTAGAATCTGTGATGAAGCTGTGCCTTATCATGGCTAAGTATAGCAACAACGGGGAAGCCCTTGCTGAGTTGGAAGAACAAGCATCCATGGCAAACAACTCTCATTACCAGGCTGGTGGCCCCAGATGTAGTCATGATGGTGCAATGCCACAGAACTATGAAGAATTTTCTGGGCCAGAAGTCATCGTCAATAATCAGTGCTCAACAAGTAGCTTGCAGAAGCAGCTCCAAGCTGTCCTGCAGTGGATTGCAGCCTCCCAATTTAATGTGCCTATGCTCTATTTCATGGGAGATGATGATGGACAACTGGATAAG CTTCCTGAAGTTTCAGCTAAGGCAGCAGAGAAAGGCTACAGTGTAGGAGATCTCCTTCAAGAAGTCATGAAGTTTGCCAAGGAACGACAACTGGATGAAGCTGTGGGCAACATGGCTAGAAAACAACTGCTGGACTGGCTGCTCACTAACCTGTGA